Proteins from one Rosa chinensis cultivar Old Blush chromosome 7, RchiOBHm-V2, whole genome shotgun sequence genomic window:
- the LOC112175191 gene encoding glycine-rich cell wall structural protein 1.8, producing MASQRVQSLVFFVLLGVGICSAARTLLTYETYPAIGHGGGGGSGYGGGGAGGAGGGGGGGGSGGGYGAVGEHGAAGYGGGSGGGEGGGVAYGGAGGHAGGGGGGGGSGGGGAYGTGGAYGAGGANGYGSGGGEGGGAGYGGAGGAGGGGGGGGSGGGGGAAYGGEHGIGYGGGEGGGAGGGYGAGGEHGAGYGGGGGHGGGGGYGAGGASGGGYGGGGGAGGGAGGAAGGYAGGGGGGAGSGGGGGGAHGGAYGGGGGSGEGGGHGGYIP from the coding sequence ATGGCTTCTCAAAGAGTTCAGAGTCTTGTTTTCTTCGTGTTATTAGGTGTAGGCATATGTTCTGCAGCAAGAACACTCCTGACTTATGAAACGTATCCTGCTATCGGCCATGGTGGCGGGGGTGGGTCCGGGTATGGAGGTGGTGGTGCTGGAGGTGCAGGTGGTGGCGGAGGAGGTGGAGGCAGTGGAGGTGGTTATGGCGCTGTAGGTGAACATGGTGCTGCTGGCTATGGAGGCGGTAGTGGTGGTGGAGAAGGCGGTGGTGTTGCGTATGGAGGCGCTGGTGGACATGCGggtggtggaggaggtggcGGTGGAAGTGGTGGTGGCGGTGCATATGGCACTGGAGGGGCTTATGGTGCTGGCGGTGCTAATGGTTATGGAAGCggtggtggtgaaggaggtGGTGCTGGGTATGGTGGAGCTGGTGGTGCTGGTggaggcggtggtggtggtggttctggtggtggtgggggagCTGCATATGGAGGAGAGCACGGCATTGGTTATGGAGGTGGAGAAGGTGGTGGTGCCGGTGGAGGCTATGGTGCTGGCGGCGAGCATGGTGCCGGATATGGAGGTGGTGGGGGTCACGGTGGTGGCGGAGGTTACGGTGCTGGAGGAGCAAGTGGAGGTGGATATGGAGGTGGCGGAGGAGCTGGAGGTGGAGCCGGAGGAGCTGCCGGTGGGTATGCTGGTGGTGGGGGCGGAGGCGCTGGaagcggtggtggtggtggtggtgcacATGGCGGTGCATATGGAGGAGGTGGCGGGAGCGGTGAGGGTGGTGGTCATGGTGGTTATATTCCTTGA